In a single window of the Zea mays cultivar B73 chromosome 5, Zm-B73-REFERENCE-NAM-5.0, whole genome shotgun sequence genome:
- the LOC100283371 gene encoding uncharacterized protein isoform X2, which produces MSKFFMGCICLDITILQKMESEGAGEHFVEQADGSSHVVWTSAMSAYMLSNLASLVAEGIRTSTGFKKVHLNMCAKALNDYFKMKLTGEQDHKSDAEFLNKPLENYKEMFTVFGNNMATGKYAKGSSEALGTEDRNSMAETEIDEGDVNAVPSPIDDIGASSSAPRPRKKANVTINEEAGLIGAFKDGAERLAMAIEKAGSDDLPSDLLQTLQSIPGFDDTHKAFYFAYLVKNPGLARQFPTLPLTYQISLLARFVSETFP; this is translated from the exons ATGTCAAAGTTCTTCATGGGATGTATATGTCTGGACATAACCATATTGCAGAAAATGGAGAGTGAAGGAGCTGGTGAGCACTTTGTAGAACAAGCTGATGGTAGTAGCCATGTTGTGTGGACTTCTGCAATGTCCGCTTACATGCTCAGTAACCTAGCAAGCCTTGTGGCTGAAGGGATCAGGACATCAACAGGCTTCAAGAAAGTTCACCTTAACATGTGTGCTAAGGCTCTAAATGACTATTTCAAGATGAAGCTCACTGGAGAACAA GATCACAAATCTGATGCTGAGTTTTTAAACAAGCCTTTGGAGAACTATAAggaa aTGTTCACTGTCTTTGGAAACAATATGGCTACAGGAAAGTATGCAAAAGGATCAAGTGAAGCTCTAGGTACTGAAGATAGAAACAGTATGGCTGAAACAGAGATTGATGAGGGAGATGTTAATGCTGTTCCTAGTCCTATAGATGATATTGGGGCTTCATCCTCAGCTCCTAGACCTAGGAAGAAGGCAAATGTTACTATTAATGAAGAGGCAGGGCTGATTGGAGCATTCAAAGATGGTGCTGAAAGGCTTGCAATGGCTATTGAGAAGGCTGGTTCAGATGACCTACCATCTGACTTGCTTCAAACATTGCAAAGTATTCCAGGTTTTGATGACACACACAAGGCCTTTTActttgcatatctagtgaaaaatCCTGGATTAGC
- the LOC100283371 gene encoding uncharacterized protein isoform X1 → MSKFFMGCICLDITILQKMESEGAGEHFVEQADGSSHVVWTSAMSAYMLSNLASLVAEGIRTSTGFKKVHLNMCAKALNDYFKMKLTGEQVKNHLRTWKRRYAKINRLRKLSAASWNEDNYMITLDHEHYANYVQDHKSDAEFLNKPLENYKEMFTVFGNNMATGKYAKGSSEALGTEDRNSMAETEIDEGDVNAVPSPIDDIGASSSAPRPRKKANVTINEEAGLIGAFKDGAERLAMAIEKAGSDDLPSDLLQTLQSIPGFDDTHKAFYFAYLVKNPGLARQFPTLPLTYQISLLARFVSETFP, encoded by the exons ATGTCAAAGTTCTTCATGGGATGTATATGTCTGGACATAACCATATTGCAGAAAATGGAGAGTGAAGGAGCTGGTGAGCACTTTGTAGAACAAGCTGATGGTAGTAGCCATGTTGTGTGGACTTCTGCAATGTCCGCTTACATGCTCAGTAACCTAGCAAGCCTTGTGGCTGAAGGGATCAGGACATCAACAGGCTTCAAGAAAGTTCACCTTAACATGTGTGCTAAGGCTCTAAATGACTATTTCAAGATGAAGCTCACTGGAGAACAAGTGAAGAACCATTTGAGGACATGGAAGAGAAGATATGCGAAGATAAACAGACTTAGGAAGTTAAGTGCTGCTTCTTGGAACGAAGATAACTACATGATCACTCTTGATCATGAACATTATGCAAACTATGTGCAG GATCACAAATCTGATGCTGAGTTTTTAAACAAGCCTTTGGAGAACTATAAggaa aTGTTCACTGTCTTTGGAAACAATATGGCTACAGGAAAGTATGCAAAAGGATCAAGTGAAGCTCTAGGTACTGAAGATAGAAACAGTATGGCTGAAACAGAGATTGATGAGGGAGATGTTAATGCTGTTCCTAGTCCTATAGATGATATTGGGGCTTCATCCTCAGCTCCTAGACCTAGGAAGAAGGCAAATGTTACTATTAATGAAGAGGCAGGGCTGATTGGAGCATTCAAAGATGGTGCTGAAAGGCTTGCAATGGCTATTGAGAAGGCTGGTTCAGATGACCTACCATCTGACTTGCTTCAAACATTGCAAAGTATTCCAGGTTTTGATGACACACACAAGGCCTTTTActttgcatatctagtgaaaaatCCTGGATTAGC
- the LOC100283371 gene encoding uncharacterized protein LOC100283371 (The RefSeq protein has 2 substitutions compared to this genomic sequence), translated as MDKATKLLIYGASAHLLLSMMAMVIESRKRKRDNRRVGITYGPMEERDRMRLDYLNTKIWMSDTTCVNMLRLSRSSFFRFCKGFRDRGLLEDTIHMCVEEQVAMFLNTVGHNLRNRLVGTNYGRSGETVSRYFNKVLRAIGELRAELIRPPSLETPSKIAGNPRWDPYFKDCIGAIDGTHIRTLVSIDMEPSFRGRKSYASQNVMAAVDFDLRFTYVLAGWEGSAHDALVLRDALERENGLRVPQGKFYLVDAGYGAKPGFLPPFRAVRCHLNEWGNNPVQNEKELFNLRHSSLRVTVERAFGSLKRRFKILDDATPFFPFSTQVDIVVACCIIHNWVIQDGGDELIIEESNWPIHNHATTSSGQASEHAFMVNLRQEIANQMWEDRKTTMLPNLLLFFLL; from the exons ATGGACAAGGCGACCAAGCTTTTGATTTATGGTGCTTCAGCACACTTGTTGTTGTCCATGATGGCCATGGTTATTGAgtctagaaaaagaaaaagagatagTAGAAGAGTCGGTATTACTTATGGGCCAATGGAGGAAAGGGATAGGATGAGACTTGATTATCTTAACACTAAAATATGGATGAGTGATACAACATGTGTGAACATGCTTAGACTTAGTAGGTCTAGTTTCTTTCGCTTTTGTAAGGGCTTTAGAGACCGGGGTTTACTTGAAGATACAATACACATGTGTGTTGAGGAACAAGTGGCCATGTTTTTGAACACAGTGGGACACAACCTTAGGAATAGGTTGGTGGGAACAAATTATGGTAGATCTGGTGAGACTGTTAGTCGCTACTTCAACAAAGTGCTTCGTGCTATTGGAGAGCTACGAGCTGAACTTATTAGGCCACCATCATTAGAGACTCCATCCAAAATAGCAGGAAATCCAAGATGGGATCCCTACTTTAAG GATTGCATTGGAGCTATTGATGGCACACATATAAGAGCTTTGGTTTCCATAGATATGGAACCTTCATTTCGTGGTAGAAAGTCTTATGCCTCTCAAAATGTAATGGCGGCTGTTGATTTTGATCTTCGATTCACATATGTCTTGGCTGGTTGGGAGGGTTCAGCACATGATGCTTTAGTACTAAGAGATGCTTTAGAGCGAGAGAATGGCCTTCGTGTACCACAAG GAAAATTCTATCTAGTGGACGCGGGATATGGAGCCAAACCTGGATTTTTGCCCCCTTTTCGTGCTGTCCGGTGTCACTTGAATGAATGGGGAAATAATCCGGTACAAAATGAGAAGGAGTTGTTCAACCTTAGGCACTCGTCTCTTCGTGTCACCGTAGAGCGTGCATTTGGTTCACTGAAGAGAAGATTTAAAATACTTGATGATGCCACACCATTCTTTCCATTTTCTACTCAAGTAGATATTGTTGTAGCCTGCTGCATTATTCACAATTGGGTCATACAAGATGGAGGTGATGAGCTGATCATTGAAGAATCTAATTGGCCAATTCATAATCATGCTACAACATCAAGTGGCCAAGCTAGTGAACATGCATTCATGGTTAATTTGAGGCAGGAAATAGCAAATCAGATGTGGGAAGATCGCAAAACCACTATGCTTCCTAATTTGTTATTGTTTTTCTTGCTGTAA